Proteins co-encoded in one Symmachiella macrocystis genomic window:
- a CDS encoding acyl-CoA thioesterase — MPAVYEHHRTVLDAEIDGLGHANNVVYLHWMIDAAVAHSAAQGWTGDRYQELGTGWVVRRHEINYLQPAFAGEEIIVRTWVADMRRVQSQRRFVIERVEDNVKLVEATTNWAFINFKTGAPARIPAEVTDSFEIVTAE; from the coding sequence ATGCCGGCCGTTTATGAACATCATCGCACTGTGCTCGATGCGGAAATCGATGGATTGGGACACGCCAACAATGTGGTCTACCTGCATTGGATGATCGATGCCGCTGTCGCCCACTCCGCCGCCCAAGGTTGGACCGGCGACCGGTACCAGGAATTGGGGACCGGCTGGGTCGTGCGGCGTCACGAGATCAACTACTTGCAACCCGCGTTCGCCGGTGAGGAAATCATCGTACGCACCTGGGTCGCCGATATGCGGCGCGTGCAATCTCAACGACGGTTTGTGATCGAACGTGTAGAGGACAACGTCAAACTGGTCGAGGCCACCACGAATTGGGCGTTCATCAATTTCAAAACCGGAGCCCCGGCACGCATCCCGGCCGAAGTCACCGACTCGTTCGAGATTGTCACGGCCGAGTGA
- the lepB gene encoding signal peptidase I: MLTTTIFIAVLVGSLLTNFLLEAIILWLGARMAKIEAATIKRALWATVLISAAYLALMVLAWVTTSLLPQLQTVMAFTILAVAFAAPVLIISRVLRTKWWKSLLIWIPTLASTFLVQIALAFPVREHLFEAFTLPSNSMAPTLMGPHWEGVCKECGSRAVSSAYQIIEGEQPSPQLMICVDNFHESMVDNFDTHVHPQDRIIASKYLSPQRWDMIVFRYPEDPATRYVMRLVGLPGEEVVIRDGAVWIDGAKQQLPEHLRGLNYITKIEHFLEPMSGTVEFPAQLAEDEYFVLGDFSSRSKDSRLWYEGAPGHSKYAVPTDHLDGIVTHTYWPPSRWRVFR; encoded by the coding sequence ATGCTCACCACGACAATTTTCATCGCTGTATTGGTCGGATCGCTCCTCACAAATTTTTTACTGGAGGCAATCATCCTGTGGTTGGGCGCGCGGATGGCCAAAATCGAAGCGGCGACTATTAAGCGGGCACTCTGGGCGACCGTGCTGATATCAGCGGCCTATCTCGCGCTGATGGTACTGGCTTGGGTGACGACATCACTTCTTCCCCAGTTGCAAACCGTGATGGCGTTCACCATTCTGGCAGTGGCTTTCGCCGCTCCAGTTCTGATTATTTCTCGCGTGTTGCGTACGAAATGGTGGAAGTCGCTACTGATATGGATTCCCACTCTTGCCTCGACATTCCTGGTGCAAATCGCTCTGGCTTTCCCGGTCCGGGAACACCTCTTTGAGGCATTTACCTTACCCTCCAATTCGATGGCTCCCACCTTGATGGGGCCTCATTGGGAAGGCGTCTGCAAAGAGTGTGGCAGCCGCGCCGTCAGTTCTGCATACCAAATCATCGAGGGAGAACAACCTTCACCGCAGTTGATGATCTGCGTGGACAATTTCCATGAATCCATGGTCGACAATTTCGACACTCATGTGCACCCGCAAGACCGTATCATCGCCAGTAAATATCTGTCGCCGCAGCGATGGGACATGATCGTATTTCGCTACCCTGAAGATCCTGCGACTAGATACGTCATGCGGTTGGTCGGACTGCCGGGTGAGGAAGTTGTGATTCGCGACGGCGCCGTGTGGATAGACGGAGCGAAACAACAGTTGCCAGAACATTTGCGAGGACTGAATTACATAACCAAAATTGAGCATTTCCTCGAACCAATGTCAGGGACTGTGGAGTTCCCGGCTCAACTTGCAGAAGACGAGTATTTTGTGCTCGGCGATTTTTCTTCGCGGTCCAAGGACTCGCGATTGTGGTATGAGGGTGCACCAGGTCATTCGAAATACGCAGTCCCGACCGATCACCTCGACGGTATCGTGACTCACACCTATTGGCCGCCGAGCCGCTGGCGCGTGTTTCGATAG
- a CDS encoding glycosyltransferase family 2 protein, translating into MHDSSQTADIKRPFARATPLDAQVTVYSIVIPAYNEADNIEPLYAEIISAMQEVEGTFEIVFVDDGSRDYTGSVLARLTAADPTVRVVRLETNCGKTAALHAGFTLSNGKWVIMMDADRQNDPRDIPRLVDAAATADMVCGRRMRRRDTLSKRFSSRLANAIRRTVLGDTLRDVNCGFKLFRRRCLRSVKLYRGMHRFLPVLFAIEGYRVVEVDVTDRPRVAGKSKYGFFNRLIGPFLDMLAVRWMRSARLSYHIKSCDD; encoded by the coding sequence ATGCACGACTCATCACAAACCGCTGACATCAAACGCCCCTTCGCGCGGGCAACGCCGCTCGATGCGCAAGTCACCGTCTATTCGATTGTGATTCCCGCCTACAACGAAGCGGACAATATCGAGCCGCTTTACGCCGAAATCATCTCGGCGATGCAGGAGGTCGAGGGGACTTTTGAGATCGTGTTCGTCGACGACGGCAGCCGGGATTACACCGGTTCGGTTTTAGCGCGATTAACCGCCGCCGACCCGACGGTTCGCGTGGTGCGGCTGGAGACCAATTGCGGCAAGACCGCCGCGCTGCACGCTGGTTTTACGCTGTCCAACGGCAAGTGGGTCATCATGATGGATGCCGACCGCCAGAACGATCCGCGGGACATTCCCCGATTGGTTGATGCGGCCGCGACCGCCGACATGGTTTGCGGCCGCCGGATGCGACGCCGCGATACGCTCAGCAAGCGGTTTTCGTCACGACTCGCCAACGCCATTCGCCGCACGGTGCTGGGCGATACGCTGCGCGATGTGAATTGCGGATTCAAACTCTTTCGCCGCCGTTGCCTGAGGTCCGTCAAACTGTATCGCGGCATGCATCGTTTTTTGCCGGTTTTGTTTGCCATCGAAGGTTATCGCGTGGTGGAGGTCGACGTCACGGACCGCCCGCGCGTGGCGGGCAAAAGTAAGTACGGCTTTTTCAATCGTCTTATCGGCCCTTTTTTAGACATGTTGGCTGTACGATGGATGCGATCGGCTCGACTGAGTTACCACATCAAGAGTTGCGACGACTGA
- a CDS encoding hybrid sensor histidine kinase/response regulator translates to MNSTKQDSQFAWRAMCIFLALGGWICLLKFIERFELISPMNVSLLRLISSVICFAWLAKYSLQKRLSTAIRATFLVFVVSITLEMFFGFTEDVVAWNEFAIVGQNSQTRRLIEQILSGLWFSSGLFLVYLMIRSLEQTSRQLETALAELHDSQEQNIRRERLSALGEMASGIAHDLNNTLAPVVAYTESLLTISDLSVEQRRQCECALQAANDAAAVIKRLGYFYRGQDVTVTNELVSLKELVSQIPLLTRPKWRDEAQLQGCTLDVRLDLEDVPPVRGSAAELRTVLTNLLFNAVDAMPDGGVITLKLFKQEESVVVEVIDTGTSMSDEQAARCFEPFFSTKKENSGLGLSVCHGIVLQHGGDIEIDTSPQRGSIFRIILPIAENCQAAIAKRPAAYEPKTELRCLYVEDDAAVRDAFATMFDAIGVQLKVAATGDIGLEMVHQHSYDVVFTDLGMNGTDGAVVLATIKRIRPDLPVVVVSGWPREEVSAWFTDKAQPDHIIEKPAMLKDIVRVLAAIDTPARTDESVNV, encoded by the coding sequence ATGAATTCGACGAAACAGGATTCTCAATTTGCCTGGAGAGCCATGTGCATCTTCCTGGCCTTGGGAGGTTGGATTTGTTTGCTAAAGTTCATCGAGAGATTTGAGCTGATTTCTCCCATGAACGTCAGCTTGCTACGGTTGATTTCCAGCGTGATCTGTTTTGCCTGGCTGGCGAAGTATTCACTCCAAAAGCGCCTTTCGACGGCGATCCGCGCCACATTTCTGGTGTTCGTTGTCAGTATCACCTTGGAAATGTTCTTCGGATTTACCGAGGATGTCGTCGCTTGGAATGAGTTTGCGATTGTCGGGCAGAACAGCCAAACACGTCGGCTTATCGAACAAATCCTTTCCGGATTATGGTTTAGCAGCGGCTTGTTTTTAGTCTATTTGATGATCAGGTCACTGGAGCAAACCAGCCGACAACTTGAAACAGCCTTAGCCGAACTGCACGACTCACAGGAACAGAATATCCGCCGGGAACGCTTGAGCGCTTTGGGCGAAATGGCCAGCGGAATCGCTCACGATCTCAACAATACGCTGGCACCCGTGGTCGCCTATACCGAGTCGTTACTCACCATTTCCGACCTCTCCGTCGAACAACGTCGCCAATGTGAATGCGCACTGCAGGCGGCCAACGATGCCGCAGCTGTCATTAAACGCCTGGGATATTTTTATCGCGGTCAAGATGTAACTGTGACTAACGAATTGGTTTCGCTCAAAGAACTCGTCTCGCAAATTCCACTACTCACCCGGCCCAAATGGCGGGACGAGGCGCAACTCCAAGGCTGCACTCTGGACGTGCGGTTGGATCTAGAGGACGTTCCGCCCGTAAGAGGCAGCGCCGCTGAATTACGGACGGTGCTGACGAATCTTCTGTTTAATGCCGTCGACGCCATGCCCGATGGTGGGGTGATTACGCTCAAATTGTTTAAGCAGGAAGAATCCGTCGTCGTAGAAGTCATCGACACCGGTACCAGCATGTCCGACGAACAGGCAGCACGGTGCTTTGAACCGTTTTTCAGTACCAAAAAGGAAAACTCGGGACTCGGATTGAGCGTCTGCCACGGGATTGTGTTGCAACATGGCGGAGACATCGAGATTGACACCTCCCCGCAGCGTGGTTCGATCTTCCGCATCATATTACCGATTGCTGAAAATTGCCAAGCGGCCATCGCCAAGAGGCCTGCGGCATACGAACCGAAGACCGAATTGCGTTGTTTGTATGTCGAAGACGATGCCGCTGTTCGCGATGCATTCGCCACGATGTTTGACGCAATCGGTGTCCAATTGAAGGTGGCTGCCACTGGTGACATTGGCTTGGAGATGGTGCATCAGCACAGCTATGACGTGGTCTTCACCGATCTGGGGATGAACGGCACGGACGGCGCCGTCGTGCTGGCGACCATCAAACGCATACGTCCCGACCTTCCGGTCGTCGTCGTTTCTGGTTGGCCTCGCGAGGAAGTCAGCGCCTGGTTCACCGACAAAGCACAACCGGATCACATTATCGAGAAGCCGGCGATGCTCAAGGACATCGTACGCGTACTGGCGGCGATCGACACACCCGCCCGCACGGACGAATCGGTCAACGTCTGA
- a CDS encoding ArnT family glycosyltransferase — translation MDAIGSTELPHQELRRLTHPYWLVLLFAVAAMLRLSAPNDFFEGDQNKQVGYVMDLLHHGHWATQFEVNGLIATKPPLYNWMAAGLCRAVGSTAPWVIKLPSLLAAGLLLVLLYRLTAHFLGQPAAFFACMACIASHHFTKLMWFARTDMLMTATVYAAIYVLVAVKDVWWKSSVLGIIMAASVLAKGPVGPCLFGIFLVLWAVREGERPSVAKLRVALPGLIIFSIATATWLLIVMRLPEFRETVLNNELARRLPGSSVKTQPFYYYISHLFTRIAPWSLIGVLTAIAAYRRQENWTQIRFLVIWAAAYFVFFSAIPSKRHDLLLPVYPVMFMLAGLALEQMAALLARRERAWFPLAAGAVLAIGGLVVSFRADGRLAIAIALATMVAGGLTIAAIRWRRDLAMPVMALAFLGAHGLYYHYANVGPRVDYQEFASFVQDVKTETDGQPVLVYHSHPLISYELGLHEEFPDPRDLLERRPQWLIAPAPEVPIIESWTRWKLTPERSFSFHGLREIDATLYRVESTPLVTAVREDERHH, via the coding sequence ATGGATGCGATCGGCTCGACTGAGTTACCACATCAAGAGTTGCGACGACTGACGCATCCTTATTGGCTGGTGCTGTTATTCGCGGTTGCGGCGATGCTGCGCCTGTCCGCTCCCAATGATTTTTTCGAGGGCGACCAAAACAAGCAGGTCGGCTACGTGATGGACCTGTTGCATCACGGACATTGGGCGACCCAATTTGAGGTCAACGGCCTGATCGCCACCAAACCGCCGCTCTACAATTGGATGGCTGCTGGGTTGTGCCGAGCGGTGGGATCGACGGCCCCGTGGGTGATCAAATTGCCCTCGCTGTTGGCAGCCGGTTTGTTGCTGGTGTTGCTGTACCGATTGACCGCGCATTTTCTCGGGCAGCCAGCGGCGTTCTTCGCCTGCATGGCCTGCATTGCTTCGCATCATTTCACCAAACTGATGTGGTTCGCACGGACCGATATGCTGATGACGGCGACGGTCTATGCGGCGATTTATGTGTTGGTGGCCGTCAAGGACGTGTGGTGGAAATCGTCGGTGCTGGGGATCATTATGGCAGCCTCGGTCCTGGCCAAGGGACCGGTCGGACCGTGCTTGTTTGGGATTTTCCTAGTGCTCTGGGCGGTGCGTGAGGGCGAACGGCCGTCGGTGGCGAAGCTGCGTGTCGCACTGCCGGGCCTCATCATTTTTTCCATTGCCACGGCGACTTGGCTGCTGATCGTGATGCGCCTGCCGGAGTTTCGGGAAACGGTGCTTAACAACGAATTGGCGCGGCGGTTACCCGGTTCGTCGGTGAAAACACAGCCGTTTTATTATTACATCAGCCACCTCTTCACACGGATCGCCCCCTGGTCACTTATCGGGGTGTTGACAGCGATAGCCGCTTATCGTCGCCAAGAGAACTGGACGCAGATTCGCTTTTTGGTGATCTGGGCGGCAGCGTACTTTGTGTTCTTCAGCGCGATTCCCTCGAAGCGGCATGACTTGTTGTTGCCGGTTTATCCGGTGATGTTCATGTTGGCCGGGTTGGCCCTGGAGCAAATGGCGGCGCTGCTCGCGCGACGCGAGAGGGCCTGGTTTCCACTGGCTGCCGGAGCGGTGTTGGCAATCGGGGGCTTGGTGGTCTCCTTCCGGGCGGATGGGAGACTGGCAATTGCGATTGCTTTAGCCACGATGGTGGCGGGCGGGCTGACGATTGCCGCCATCCGTTGGCGGCGCGATTTGGCGATGCCGGTCATGGCCTTGGCATTTCTCGGCGCGCATGGCTTGTACTACCACTACGCGAATGTCGGACCGCGCGTGGATTACCAAGAATTTGCCAGCTTTGTGCAGGATGTGAAAACAGAGACCGACGGGCAACCGGTCTTGGTCTATCATTCGCACCCGCTGATTTCCTACGAACTCGGCCTGCACGAAGAGTTCCCCGACCCCCGTGACCTGCTGGAGCGCCGCCCGCAATGGCTGATCGCCCCGGCGCCGGAGGTTCCCATCATCGAAAGCTGGACGCGGTGGAAATTGACTCCAGAGCGGAGCTTCAGCTTTCACGGCCTGCGCGAAATTGATGCGACGCTGTACCGGGTGGAATCGACGCCGCTGGTGACGGCTGTGCGTGAGGATGAACGGCATCATTAG
- a CDS encoding phosphatase PAP2 family protein: protein MPVESDIVRPVPGASASPVSLSKEQGGTPLCSAQFLRWFLVPATLLMAGAAAFYVDMPLAKFCYAREYPGFVRHILDNAEPFGDAYGLLLIVCGLFLLNPAGRFAVPWLIASGLCSGLAADVVKLLVSRTRPQSFNLNITNVAATFNGWLPEMGAKSEFQSFPSAHTAVGVGFAIALCQFYPRGRVLFIAMAVMCGMHRVQSCAHFLSDAFIGAAVGWLTSQLILHSKWCPAGPAPLGLSTTEHATT from the coding sequence ATGCCCGTAGAAAGTGACATCGTGCGGCCGGTTCCCGGTGCATCAGCATCACCGGTCTCCCTCTCAAAAGAGCAGGGGGGCACCCCCTTATGTTCCGCGCAGTTCCTGCGTTGGTTCCTCGTGCCGGCCACCTTACTGATGGCAGGAGCGGCCGCGTTCTACGTAGACATGCCGTTGGCCAAGTTCTGCTACGCGCGCGAATATCCCGGTTTTGTGCGGCATATCCTCGATAATGCTGAACCGTTTGGAGATGCGTATGGATTACTGTTGATTGTTTGCGGCTTGTTCCTGCTGAATCCCGCCGGACGCTTTGCCGTGCCCTGGCTGATCGCCTCGGGGCTTTGTTCGGGATTGGCGGCCGATGTCGTCAAATTGCTCGTCAGCCGCACGCGACCCCAGAGCTTCAATCTGAACATCACCAACGTTGCCGCGACCTTCAACGGCTGGTTGCCCGAGATGGGGGCCAAGTCCGAATTCCAAAGCTTTCCTTCAGCGCACACCGCTGTCGGAGTCGGTTTTGCCATCGCGCTGTGCCAGTTTTATCCCCGCGGCCGCGTGCTGTTTATCGCCATGGCCGTGATGTGTGGTATGCATCGCGTGCAAAGCTGCGCCCACTTTCTCAGCGACGCATTCATCGGTGCCGCTGTCGGCTGGCTCACCAGCCAGCTCATTCTTCATTCCAAATGGTGTCCCGCCGGACCTGCGCCGCTGGGGTTATCAACGACGGAACACGCTACAACATGA
- a CDS encoding RDD family protein, translating to MSPRPRDTSLGSGVYFKSEDYIGLRKRLVIWIVDLSVVAASIMISLFMGFFASLTIGNVEPYLTLACMIWIWLYMTAIKASPLRTLGYRAVGAKIITLRGEQPSVFRMTLRFSLWCLGLNYLLYDLLWTTFDDESQTLHDRFAGTCVVKASAKPIGTGEVHITRYTALGYNLAYEQVSHIRPKAQAAQLTT from the coding sequence ATGAGCCCTCGGCCGCGCGATACAAGTTTAGGATCCGGCGTTTATTTCAAATCCGAGGATTACATCGGACTCAGGAAACGGCTGGTGATATGGATTGTTGATTTGTCTGTCGTGGCAGCCTCAATCATGATTTCGTTATTCATGGGATTTTTTGCCTCCCTAACTATCGGAAACGTCGAGCCCTATTTAACGCTCGCCTGTATGATTTGGATCTGGCTGTACATGACCGCCATCAAGGCCTCGCCCTTGCGGACGCTCGGATATCGCGCGGTCGGTGCCAAAATCATTACGCTCCGCGGTGAACAGCCCTCGGTATTTCGTATGACATTGCGATTTAGCCTGTGGTGTTTGGGTCTGAACTATCTGCTCTACGATTTGCTGTGGACAACCTTCGACGATGAGAGCCAAACGTTACACGACCGATTTGCAGGAACTTGCGTTGTCAAAGCCAGCGCTAAACCGATCGGAACAGGAGAGGTCCACATCACACGCTATACGGCACTTGGCTACAACTTGGCTTATGAACAGGTCTCTCACATCCGCCCGAAAGCGCAAGCGGCACAGCTGACCACTTGA
- a CDS encoding DUF1501 domain-containing protein → MLNLFPSVGSPPRISRRDLLRMGPLALAGLSLPNLLQAEETPSAHPRQAATAKNCIYIFLCGGPSQIDLWDPKPDAPLEIRGEYQPIDSNVPGIQIGDLLPLTSQRADKFAILRSQYAYSAAHGVAIMDSLLGQKNPRPNETFPTRSDHPGFGAILHNLLGGCGDLPAWVTVPRPFTTGSVFFKGQTGGFLGPAFDPFMLNKPKKDSLSHELFQVDAIQPIVPAGRIAGRQKLLEQIEGTKALQQHSTEGADLDKHYRNAFSLLSDNGAKQAFDLSLESAATRARYGHNEYGQSFLMARRLVEAGVRMVNLFWTFFGPDGCQFNLWDNHGIDGPVCGGPNRGNAMLRHEYCTPSFDRSFTALLDDLDDRGLLDETLVVVTGEFGRTPKINKLAGRDHWAGCQSTVLAGGGVRGGQVYGSTDAHAGYVQDHPVSPDDLGATIHHAFGLSPDEAVYSQAGRPTRISEGHPVVELFG, encoded by the coding sequence ATGCTGAATCTGTTCCCGTCTGTTGGCAGTCCGCCGCGGATATCGCGGCGGGACCTATTGCGGATGGGGCCCCTGGCGTTGGCCGGGTTGAGTCTACCGAACTTGCTACAGGCCGAAGAGACGCCATCAGCCCATCCCCGTCAGGCAGCGACGGCCAAGAATTGTATCTACATCTTTTTGTGCGGGGGCCCCTCGCAGATTGATCTGTGGGATCCCAAACCGGATGCTCCGTTAGAAATCCGCGGCGAGTATCAGCCGATCGATTCCAACGTGCCGGGGATACAAATCGGCGACTTGTTGCCGCTGACTTCGCAGCGGGCCGACAAATTTGCGATTCTCCGCTCGCAGTACGCCTACTCCGCAGCGCATGGCGTGGCGATTATGGACTCGTTGTTGGGACAAAAGAACCCACGTCCCAACGAGACCTTCCCCACCCGCAGCGACCATCCGGGGTTTGGTGCAATCTTACATAACCTGTTGGGAGGGTGCGGGGATTTGCCAGCGTGGGTCACGGTTCCGCGGCCGTTTACGACCGGCTCGGTATTTTTCAAAGGGCAAACCGGCGGATTTTTGGGCCCGGCGTTCGATCCGTTCATGCTCAACAAACCAAAGAAAGATTCGCTGTCGCACGAGTTGTTCCAGGTGGATGCGATTCAACCGATTGTCCCAGCGGGACGCATCGCTGGACGACAAAAGCTGCTTGAGCAAATTGAGGGAACGAAGGCCCTGCAACAACATTCGACCGAAGGTGCCGATCTGGATAAACACTACCGCAACGCGTTTTCGTTACTGTCGGACAATGGAGCCAAACAGGCGTTTGACCTGTCTCTTGAATCGGCCGCGACGCGCGCACGTTACGGGCACAATGAATACGGACAAAGTTTTCTGATGGCGCGACGGCTGGTCGAAGCGGGTGTGCGGATGGTGAATCTGTTTTGGACCTTCTTCGGACCGGATGGTTGTCAGTTCAATTTGTGGGACAATCACGGCATCGACGGACCGGTCTGCGGGGGGCCGAATCGGGGCAATGCGATGTTGCGTCACGAATACTGTACGCCATCGTTCGACCGTTCGTTCACCGCTTTGCTGGACGACCTTGACGATCGCGGTCTGTTGGACGAAACGTTGGTGGTGGTGACGGGGGAATTTGGACGGACACCGAAGATCAATAAGCTAGCCGGGCGGGATCATTGGGCCGGTTGCCAATCAACGGTCTTGGCCGGCGGCGGAGTGCGCGGCGGACAGGTATATGGGAGCACCGATGCACATGCCGGCTATGTGCAAGACCACCCGGTCAGCCCGGACGATCTGGGGGCGACAATTCACCACGCGTTCGGACTCTCACCGGACGAAGCGGTCTACAGCCAAGCGGGCCGCCCAACGCGCATTAGTGAAGGCCATCCGGTGGTGGAATTGTTTGGGTGA
- a CDS encoding ArnT family glycosyltransferase, which produces MKRIFRHETWILIAALIAFFTNLGATRLWDEDESFFAATAAEMHQRGEWTVPYFNGELFSHKPPFMYWMMLVGYELLGDSEFAVRFWSAIFGTATALLTYYLGRRLFNAEVGLWAGLAMTSSLMFDVVARAATADSFLVFFSALSLYAFICGSQQRNPAVWSGEDTQTPPDGPHPLLPSTWWTYAAMYAVMGLAVLVKGPIGVLLPTATIGLFLLCTSPGKPLSESSSWISKLGASVAIFHPRLFFKTIWQMKPLTAIAMVTLVAGPWFLAVSLQTRGTFVLEFLGIHNFGRFMNSMDGHSGPIFYYLPVIMIGFFPWSIFAVQTLRDTAQRIGSRDHWRIPCLFLVCWASVFIGFFSLASTKLPNYTLTAYPALSLLTAVFLHRWIHQTATVPVGWIRSALGTFTAVGVLLVVVCPVLGLWRVEGVPLLTTVGVSTAVSEQLPLAGLILGIGPLVGGIAAMMLAKRGRPQQAVASIAMASVVFVTCVLAVVAVRADRHQTSAEIADTIKFLDRQGEVPVAQYKYFRPSLIYYTRRPVAPCKTPKDIRDFFASSEQAVMITTAKKHESIKELLPADVVILEQRPQFPKQGTVLLLGKQPQRLAGRNRTTY; this is translated from the coding sequence ATGAAACGCATTTTTCGCCACGAAACGTGGATTCTCATCGCCGCCCTGATTGCCTTCTTTACCAACCTGGGCGCCACGCGGCTGTGGGACGAGGATGAGTCCTTCTTTGCCGCCACCGCTGCTGAGATGCACCAGCGCGGGGAATGGACCGTGCCGTACTTCAACGGCGAACTCTTCTCGCACAAACCCCCCTTCATGTATTGGATGATGCTGGTTGGGTACGAGCTACTCGGCGACAGCGAGTTCGCCGTTCGCTTCTGGTCCGCGATTTTCGGGACCGCAACCGCTCTGTTGACCTATTACCTCGGTCGGCGGCTGTTTAATGCCGAAGTCGGTCTCTGGGCCGGATTGGCGATGACCTCGTCCTTGATGTTCGATGTCGTCGCCCGCGCCGCCACGGCCGATAGCTTTCTCGTCTTCTTTTCCGCCTTGTCGTTGTATGCCTTTATCTGTGGCAGCCAACAGCGAAATCCGGCGGTCTGGTCCGGCGAAGATACCCAAACACCCCCCGACGGGCCGCATCCATTGTTGCCAAGCACCTGGTGGACGTATGCAGCCATGTACGCCGTCATGGGCCTGGCCGTGTTGGTCAAAGGGCCGATCGGCGTCCTGCTGCCGACCGCGACTATCGGATTGTTTCTGCTATGCACATCGCCCGGCAAACCGCTCAGCGAAAGCTCCTCCTGGATTTCTAAACTTGGCGCCTCTGTGGCGATTTTTCATCCGCGGCTGTTTTTTAAAACCATTTGGCAGATGAAACCGCTCACGGCCATCGCCATGGTGACGCTGGTGGCCGGGCCTTGGTTCCTGGCGGTCAGTTTGCAAACCCGCGGCACGTTTGTGCTGGAGTTTTTGGGCATCCACAATTTCGGCCGGTTTATGAATTCGATGGACGGCCACAGCGGACCGATTTTCTATTACCTGCCGGTGATCATGATCGGGTTTTTCCCCTGGTCGATTTTCGCCGTGCAAACCTTGCGGGACACCGCGCAGCGGATTGGCAGTCGGGACCATTGGCGGATTCCGTGCTTGTTTTTGGTCTGTTGGGCCAGCGTGTTCATTGGCTTCTTTTCGCTGGCAAGCACCAAACTGCCCAACTACACACTCACCGCTTATCCCGCCTTGTCGCTGCTGACAGCGGTGTTTTTGCATCGCTGGATTCATCAAACCGCAACGGTTCCGGTCGGTTGGATTCGCTCGGCGTTGGGTACCTTCACCGCGGTCGGCGTTCTGTTGGTCGTGGTTTGTCCCGTGTTGGGCCTGTGGCGCGTCGAGGGCGTGCCGTTGCTGACCACGGTCGGCGTTTCCACTGCAGTGAGCGAACAATTGCCGCTGGCCGGTTTGATCCTCGGTATCGGCCCACTGGTCGGTGGAATTGCCGCAATGATGTTGGCCAAACGGGGCCGCCCACAGCAAGCCGTCGCTAGTATCGCAATGGCCTCGGTGGTCTTTGTCACCTGCGTGCTGGCCGTTGTTGCCGTGCGTGCGGATCGCCATCAGACCAGCGCCGAGATTGCCGACACGATCAAGTTCTTAGACCGGCAAGGCGAGGTACCCGTCGCCCAATACAAATACTTCCGCCCCAGCCTGATCTACTACACCCGCCGCCCCGTAGCTCCCTGCAAGACCCCCAAAGACATCCGGGATTTCTTCGCCAGCTCCGAGCAAGCGGTCATGATCACCACCGCCAAGAAACACGAGTCGATCAAGGAACTCTTGCCGGCCGACGTGGTCATTCTCGAGCAACGCCCACAGTTTCCCAAGCAGGGAACGGTCCTCCTCTTGGGCAAACAACCCCAACGCCTCGCCGGCCGCAACCGCACCACGTATTGA